From the Lathyrus oleraceus cultivar Zhongwan6 chromosome 4, CAAS_Psat_ZW6_1.0, whole genome shotgun sequence genome, one window contains:
- the LOC127076539 gene encoding UV-B-induced protein At3g17800, chloroplastic, with protein MENCLHHLTIKGFFFTKPISFSSSSSSSSLKFRCNNNSTKLKVIKASAGASHCQFSSLNSPLLPQSTVGKFLSGVLQNHRNLFHVAVQEELKLLADDRDAAVSRMILSSDSDQALLHRRIAQIKENQCEVAVEDVMSLLIFYKFSEIRVPLVPKLSSCLYNGRLEILPSKDWELESIHTLEVLDMIREHITTVTGLKAKPSVTESWATTKVRQFLLARVYVASILYGYFLKSVSLRYHLERNLNLANNDVHLGHRSTNLSFKDMYPYGFEEDIFGHLSNMQSIGHGQGLIRYEEEIEDLKCYVMKFHPGSLQRCAKLRSKEAVNLVRSYSCALFNNEGFDSVENDDVILTSFSSLKRLVLEAVAFGSFLWETEDYIDNVYKLKDH; from the exons ATGGAAAATTGTCTTCACCACCTTACAATCAAAGGATTCTTCTTCACAAAACCTatttctttttcatcttcttcttcttcttcttctttgaaATTTAGgtgcaacaacaacagcaccaAATTGAAGGTGATTAAGGCGAGTGCCGGAGCTAGCCACTGTCAGTTCAGTAGTTTGAACTCTCCTTTGTTACCACAATCCACGGTTGGAAAGTTTCTTAGTGGTGTTTTGCAGAATCATCGTAATCTCTTTCATGTTGCTGTTCAAGAAGAACTTAAACTATTGGCTGATGATCGAGATGCTGCGGTTTCTCGCATGATCCTTAGTTCTGATTCCGATCAAGCCTTGCTTCACAG GAGGATTGCACAAATAAAAGAGAATCAATGTGAAGTTGCTGTAGAAGATGTTATGTCCTTGTTGATATTTTACAAGTTTTCCGAAATCCGGGTTCCTTTGGTTCCAAAGCTTTCAAGTTGTCTTTACAATGGAAGGTTAGAGATATTGCCTTCTAAAGATTGGGAGCTAGAGTCTATTCACACTTTAGAAGTTTTGGATATGATAAGGGAACACATAACCACCGTGACCGGCTTGAAAGCAAAACCTAGTGTAACAGAAAGTTGGGCAACTACCAAAGTTCGACAATTCTTACTCGCGCGTGTATATGTCGCTTCAATATTATACGGCTATTTTTTGAAGTCGGTTTCCTTAAGGTATCATCTAGAAAGAAACCTAAATTTGGCTAACAATGATGTTCATCTTGGTCATAGGAGTACTAACCTCTCATTTAAAGATATGTATCCTTACGGATTCGAGGAAGACATATTTGGTCATTTGAGTAACATGCAATCGATCGGGCACGGGCAAGGGCTAATTCGATACGAAGAGGAAATTGAAGATTTGAAGTGCTATGTTATGAAGTTTCACCCTGGATCATTGCAGAGATGTGCTAAGTTGAGATCTAAGGAGGCTGTGAATTTGGTTAGGAGTTATAGTTGTGCACTTTTTAACAATGAAGGGTTTGATTCTGTTGAGAATGATGATGTtattttgacttcattttcaaGTTTGAAGAGACTAGTCTTGGAAGCTGTTGCTTTTGGATCATTTTTGTGGGAAACTGAAGATTACATTGACAATGTATATAAGCTTAAGGATCATTAA